In Aliarcobacter faecis, a genomic segment contains:
- the rpsH gene encoding 30S ribosomal protein S8, which produces MMNDLIADALTRIRNAAMRRLEVATLLHSNTVVGVLNVLLQKEYIAGFKVIDGQNNKKTIQVELKYDDKEKSAINEIVRVSKPGRRVYKPASEIKNFKNGYGTIILSTNKGIIANDEAFAANVGGEVLCTVW; this is translated from the coding sequence ATGATGAATGATTTAATCGCAGATGCTTTAACTAGAATTAGAAATGCTGCAATGAGAAGATTAGAAGTTGCAACATTATTACACTCAAATACTGTGGTAGGTGTTTTAAATGTTTTACTACAAAAAGAGTATATTGCTGGATTCAAAGTTATAGATGGACAAAATAATAAAAAAACAATTCAAGTTGAATTAAAATATGATGATAAAGAAAAATCAGCAATTAACGAAATTGTAAGAGTTTCTAAACCAGGAAGAAGAGTTTATAAACCAGCTTCTGAAATTAAAAACTTTAAAAATGGGTACGGTACTATTATTCTTTCAACTAACAAAGGTATTATCGCAAATGATGAAGCATTTGCTGCCAATGTTGGTGGAGAAGTACTTTGTACTGTATGGTAG
- the rplE gene encoding 50S ribosomal protein L5 gives MASRLLEKYKAEIKPVLEAEFAKNKTLTAKIDKVVISVGAGEAMKDAKLIQNMQDTISLIAGQRAVKVIAKKSVAGFKVREGMPVGIKVTLRGENMYHFLDKLCNVALPRVKDFRGLNRNGFDGRGNFNFGLDEQLMFPEVVYDNIIKTHGMNISIATSATSDAESYRLLELIGIPFTKGRA, from the coding sequence ATGGCATCAAGATTATTAGAAAAATATAAAGCTGAGATTAAACCTGTACTTGAGGCAGAGTTTGCAAAAAATAAAACTTTAACAGCTAAAATTGATAAAGTTGTTATCTCTGTTGGTGCTGGTGAAGCGATGAAAGACGCTAAATTAATCCAAAATATGCAAGATACAATCTCTTTAATAGCTGGTCAAAGAGCAGTTAAAGTTATTGCAAAAAAATCTGTTGCTGGATTTAAAGTAAGAGAAGGAATGCCTGTTGGTATTAAAGTTACATTAAGAGGTGAAAATATGTATCACTTCTTAGACAAATTATGTAATGTTGCATTACCAAGAGTAAAAGACTTTAGAGGTTTAAATAGAAATGGATTTGATGGTAGAGGAAACTTTAACTTTGGTCTTGATGAGCAATTAATGTTCCCAGAAGTAGTTTATGATAACATCATTAAAACACATGGAATGAATATTTCAATAGCAACTTCTGCAACAAGTGATGCAGAATCATATAGATTGTTAGAATTAATTGGAATTCCATTTACAAAAGGAAGAGCGTAA
- a CDS encoding type Z 30S ribosomal protein S14 yields MAKKSMIAKQQRTPKFAVRAYTRCSVCGRPHSVYRDFGLCRVCLRKMANEGLLPGVRKASW; encoded by the coding sequence ATGGCAAAGAAATCTATGATCGCTAAACAACAAAGAACACCTAAATTTGCTGTAAGAGCATATACAAGATGTTCTGTTTGTGGAAGACCTCACTCTGTTTATAGAGATTTTGGTTTATGTAGAGTTTGTTTAAGAAAAATGGCTAACGAAGGTTTATTACCTGGTGTTAGAAAAGCTAGTTGGTAG
- the rplX gene encoding 50S ribosomal protein L24, with product MAIKLKIKKGDTVKIITGDDKGKTGEVLKVLPKENKVIVKDCKVAKKTVKPDQEKNPDGGFINKEMPIDISNVAKVEG from the coding sequence ATGGCTATTAAATTAAAAATTAAAAAAGGTGATACAGTTAAAATTATCACTGGTGATGACAAAGGTAAAACTGGAGAAGTTCTAAAAGTATTACCAAAAGAGAACAAAGTAATCGTTAAAGATTGTAAAGTTGCTAAAAAAACTGTTAAGCCTGATCAAGAAAAAAATCCAGATGGTGGATTTATAAATAAAGAGATGCCAATTGATATTTCAAATGTGGCAAAAGTAGAAGGGTAA